From Bacillus sp. Bos-x628, the proteins below share one genomic window:
- a CDS encoding excisionase family DNA-binding protein translates to MYLTIAETAEYLDVSEAYIEKLIEQKKIRTVFDGSSYLVYQGQFQTHMKQLEQYKQLVQDILNEPIPEDPDVKDED, encoded by the coding sequence ATGTATTTAACCATTGCAGAAACTGCTGAATACCTTGACGTATCTGAAGCGTATATTGAAAAATTAATTGAGCAAAAAAAGATACGTACCGTATTTGATGGGTCTTCTTATCTTGTTTATCAAGGGCAGTTCCAAACTCATATGAAGCAGCTTGAACAATACAAGCAGCTCGTGCAAGATATTTTAAATGAACCGATTCCTGAAGACCCTGATGTAAAAGATGAAGATTAA
- a CDS encoding (Fe-S)-binding protein → MTTSHEQKEMQQQFQQQMDEKELLNCMRCGFCLPSCPTYIETRQEETHSPRGRIALMKAVRDGVIEPDEDVEHALNLCLGCRACEPVCPAGVKYGRLLEDARDIIQQHKKQPLPVKLVRRLVFKGLFPSQSRMRKAAGLLRFYQTSGLQTAAQKTGFLKVLPSHLQVMERALPKIPSKKEMKNRLNEYQAIGTRRKRVALFSGCIMDTIFFKTNQATIHLLQLAGCEVVTPPMQTCCGALHGHSGEKKQAKHLAKRNIEAFEQTDVDAIVINAGGCGAFLIDYDHLLKDDRSFQKRSEAFSQKVKDLSEILVSLDFHHRIPLALPEQIITYQDSCHLRNGMGVHNAPRLLMKAIEGVTFNEMKDADRCCGSAGIYNLMQPVMSMQILDHKMTEANKTAAATIVTSNPGCHLQMIAGIERASDASKMRAVHLADFLLEAVQYGKRASS, encoded by the coding sequence ATGACAACTTCTCATGAACAGAAAGAAATGCAGCAACAATTCCAACAGCAAATGGATGAAAAGGAGCTACTCAATTGTATGCGCTGCGGGTTCTGCCTTCCCTCCTGCCCCACTTATATTGAAACTCGGCAGGAGGAAACGCATTCACCTCGCGGACGAATTGCTTTAATGAAAGCTGTGAGAGATGGCGTGATTGAGCCGGATGAAGATGTTGAACATGCATTAAATCTATGTCTAGGCTGTCGTGCATGTGAGCCAGTATGTCCTGCTGGAGTCAAATATGGACGTTTACTTGAAGACGCTAGGGACATAATCCAGCAACATAAAAAACAACCGTTACCTGTCAAATTGGTCAGACGCCTAGTTTTTAAAGGACTATTCCCCTCACAGAGCCGTATGCGAAAAGCAGCAGGGCTTCTTCGATTTTATCAAACATCTGGACTTCAAACCGCTGCTCAAAAAACAGGTTTTCTAAAGGTGCTTCCTTCCCATTTACAGGTGATGGAACGAGCACTTCCAAAGATACCAAGTAAAAAAGAAATGAAAAACCGCTTGAATGAATACCAAGCCATAGGTACAAGAAGGAAACGTGTGGCGTTATTTTCTGGTTGTATAATGGATACGATTTTTTTCAAAACAAATCAAGCAACCATTCACCTTTTACAGCTAGCAGGCTGCGAAGTTGTCACGCCCCCCATGCAAACATGTTGCGGAGCACTTCATGGTCACAGTGGTGAAAAAAAGCAGGCAAAACATTTAGCTAAGCGTAATATCGAAGCATTTGAGCAAACGGATGTCGATGCCATTGTGATTAATGCTGGAGGTTGTGGTGCATTCTTAATTGATTATGATCATTTGTTAAAAGATGATCGGTCTTTTCAGAAGCGAAGTGAAGCATTTTCACAGAAGGTAAAGGATTTGTCAGAAATACTAGTATCGCTTGATTTTCATCACCGCATCCCTTTAGCCTTGCCTGAGCAAATCATCACCTATCAAGACTCTTGTCATTTACGTAATGGAATGGGGGTACACAACGCACCAAGATTGCTTATGAAGGCGATTGAAGGTGTCACATTTAACGAAATGAAGGATGCCGATCGCTGCTGCGGCTCAGCAGGTATTTATAACCTCATGCAGCCAGTCATGTCGATGCAAATTTTAGACCATAAAATGACTGAAGCCAACAAAACGGCGGCTGCTACAATTGTCACCTCTAATCCCGGCTGTCATCTGCAAATGATCGCAGGTATTGAGCGTGCAAGTGACGCATCTAAGATGAGAGCTGTTCATCTTGCTGATTTTTTATTAGAAGCTGTTCAATATGGAAAGCGCGCGTCCAGCTAA
- the glcD gene encoding glycolate oxidase subunit GlcD, producing the protein MLHSEFSSKLKEIVGSRYVQDNQADRLAYSYDATPNVQHMPDAIVSPLHTEEVQKIVRLCAEYMVPIVPRGSGTNLCAGTCPSQGGLVMLFKRMNQLLEIDEENLTATVQPGLITQDLIRQVEKKALFYPPDPSSMKISTLGGNINENSGGLRGLKYGVTRDYVLGLEVVLPNGDIIKTGGKLAKDVAGYDMTRLFVGSEGTLGIVTEAILKLLPLPETKQTMLCLYESLEEAATSVSAIIAERIIPATLEFMDQPTLEVVEDFAHIGLPTDVQAVLLIEQDGISEAVERDIQKIAEICKKSGAKSVHIAQSEEEANALLTARRSALSALARLSPTTILEDATVPRSEIAKMVRAIEEIAQAYQVKICTFGHAGDGNLHPTCAADARNEEEMKRVEEAFQAIFQKAVSLGGTITGEHGVGLMKAPYLELKVKKEGISAMKAIKQALDPLNIMNPDKVFAKATRKRVVIS; encoded by the coding sequence GTGTTACATTCTGAATTTTCAAGTAAATTAAAAGAGATTGTCGGATCTCGTTATGTACAAGACAATCAGGCAGACCGTCTTGCCTACTCTTATGACGCTACACCGAACGTTCAGCATATGCCAGATGCCATTGTCAGTCCTCTCCATACAGAAGAGGTGCAAAAAATTGTCCGGCTATGTGCCGAATACATGGTTCCGATCGTACCGAGAGGATCTGGAACGAATCTATGCGCTGGAACATGTCCATCACAAGGCGGACTTGTTATGCTGTTTAAACGAATGAATCAATTATTGGAAATTGATGAAGAAAACCTAACAGCAACGGTACAGCCAGGCTTGATTACACAGGACTTGATTCGTCAAGTAGAGAAAAAAGCCCTTTTCTATCCGCCTGATCCAAGCTCAATGAAAATCTCTACGTTAGGTGGAAACATTAATGAAAATTCAGGTGGTTTAAGAGGATTAAAGTATGGCGTCACAAGAGACTATGTTCTTGGTCTTGAGGTCGTTCTGCCAAATGGCGACATCATTAAAACAGGCGGGAAACTAGCAAAAGACGTGGCAGGATATGATATGACCCGATTATTCGTCGGTTCAGAAGGAACGCTAGGTATTGTGACAGAAGCGATACTCAAGCTCTTGCCCCTTCCTGAAACAAAGCAAACGATGCTTTGCTTATACGAAAGCCTGGAGGAAGCTGCGACTTCTGTCTCAGCGATTATTGCAGAGCGTATCATTCCCGCCACGTTAGAATTTATGGATCAGCCGACACTTGAAGTGGTAGAGGATTTTGCCCATATTGGTTTGCCAACAGATGTTCAAGCGGTGCTGTTAATAGAGCAAGACGGCATATCTGAAGCTGTTGAGCGTGATATACAAAAAATAGCAGAAATTTGCAAAAAGAGTGGAGCAAAAAGCGTCCATATCGCACAATCTGAAGAAGAAGCGAATGCGTTACTAACTGCAAGACGCTCTGCTTTATCTGCTCTTGCCCGCTTAAGTCCAACAACCATTTTAGAGGATGCGACGGTGCCTCGGTCTGAAATTGCCAAAATGGTTCGTGCCATCGAAGAGATCGCACAAGCATATCAGGTGAAAATCTGTACTTTTGGACATGCAGGCGACGGAAACTTACATCCCACATGTGCAGCAGATGCAAGAAATGAGGAAGAAATGAAACGTGTAGAAGAAGCCTTTCAAGCCATTTTTCAAAAAGCAGTCTCATTAGGCGGAACCATTACCGGAGAACACGGGGTTGGTCTGATGAAGGCCCCCTATTTAGAACTGAAAGTAAAAAAAGAAGGAATCTCAGCAATGAAAGCGATTAAGCAGGCACTTGACCCGTTAAACATAATGAATCCCGATAAAGTCTTTGCAAAAGCAACGAGGAAGCGGGTGGTCATCTCATGA
- a CDS encoding sugar diacid recognition domain-containing protein, with protein sequence MLTMTLAEKIVDEVKKVLTEEIIIAQTNGIIIAATDKARIGQFHEGAFLTSSEGQKRILTKEDEQHMKGIKAGINLPIYFKQHVIGVIGMTGDPVHVSPFGEILRKMTELLIQENEFFQETETDERHLEAFVFDWIHMPETSIDITEKANLLQLDLKKQRVVVLIDYHDKPFMKQDQFKAVKAMLHLSNQEIMVRWGHARFLLMLITNENGRHDLQQRLFDIHSSLSRLSPSKIFIGAGKPATFQLMKQSFHQAFRALKLANADTPIVFDEDLTIELFIEEISQETKEAFIDRTIASLLPHPELIKTLRVLMKTDYSLKYTAEAMHVHINTLHYRLKRIQDLTNLDPKRMQDAMLFCLAFMLLDQNPKKSTNQSDFL encoded by the coding sequence TTGCTTACAATGACACTAGCAGAAAAAATAGTAGATGAGGTCAAAAAGGTATTAACAGAGGAAATTATCATCGCTCAAACAAATGGCATCATCATTGCCGCGACGGATAAAGCACGCATAGGTCAATTTCATGAAGGGGCATTCCTTACTTCCTCTGAAGGTCAGAAACGAATTCTCACGAAGGAAGATGAGCAGCACATGAAAGGAATCAAGGCAGGGATCAATCTGCCTATATACTTTAAGCAGCATGTCATTGGTGTAATTGGCATGACAGGTGATCCAGTGCATGTTTCCCCTTTTGGAGAAATTCTTCGAAAAATGACAGAGCTACTCATTCAAGAAAACGAATTTTTTCAAGAAACTGAGACCGATGAACGTCACCTTGAAGCATTTGTCTTCGACTGGATTCATATGCCAGAGACATCCATTGATATCACTGAAAAAGCAAATCTTCTTCAGCTCGATCTCAAGAAACAGCGAGTGGTTGTACTGATTGACTATCATGATAAACCGTTTATGAAGCAAGATCAATTCAAAGCTGTGAAAGCCATGCTCCACTTGAGCAATCAGGAAATCATGGTGCGCTGGGGACATGCGCGTTTTTTGCTCATGCTGATAACAAATGAAAATGGCCGTCATGATCTTCAGCAACGACTTTTTGACATTCATTCTTCACTTTCTCGACTTTCGCCATCGAAGATTTTCATCGGAGCTGGAAAACCAGCTACTTTTCAGTTGATGAAGCAATCCTTTCATCAAGCATTTCGTGCACTAAAATTAGCCAATGCTGATACACCAATTGTGTTTGATGAAGATTTGACAATTGAACTGTTCATTGAAGAGATCAGTCAAGAAACGAAAGAAGCTTTTATTGACCGCACCATTGCATCCCTTCTTCCCCATCCTGAGCTCATAAAGACCTTAAGGGTGCTAATGAAAACAGATTATTCATTAAAGTACACCGCTGAAGCGATGCATGTACATATTAATACCTTGCACTATCGGTTGAAACGAATCCAAGACTTAACAAATCTTGATCCAAAACGAATGCAAGATGCCATGCTCTTTTGTTTAGCATTTATGCTATTAGATCAAAATCCAAAAAAATCAACAAATCAATCTGATTTTTTGTAG
- a CDS encoding branched-chain amino acid aminotransferase — MSLQNRLQNLLKEGQGLTDFEYDQAKRQNWSLEGASIQEEKRFANVYIERVDKESEALIQTEPSSFLNRPLTYVKSHQKEFIYIESKWFDVVKVDGVAIEWDEVFQTYTALFGLKRPKKDTALLKEMLSHLNGAQLQFNEQDGLFDVNLQLLELEGISEKMSFADMLSAIYRFLFHMMLQFEMNQSKTGSNS, encoded by the coding sequence ATGTCGTTGCAAAATCGCTTACAAAATTTACTAAAGGAAGGCCAAGGACTGACAGATTTTGAATATGATCAGGCAAAACGTCAAAACTGGTCATTAGAAGGGGCGAGTATTCAAGAAGAAAAACGCTTCGCCAATGTGTACATTGAGCGTGTTGACAAGGAATCAGAAGCATTGATTCAAACAGAGCCTTCTTCATTTTTAAACAGACCGCTTACATATGTCAAAAGTCATCAAAAAGAATTTATTTATATTGAATCGAAATGGTTTGATGTAGTAAAAGTCGATGGAGTAGCTATTGAGTGGGATGAAGTGTTTCAAACATATACCGCATTATTCGGGTTGAAGCGACCTAAAAAAGACACAGCCTTGCTCAAGGAAATGCTGTCACATTTGAATGGAGCTCAGCTTCAATTCAATGAACAAGATGGCTTGTTTGACGTAAATTTACAGCTTCTTGAGCTGGAGGGAATCAGTGAGAAAATGTCTTTTGCAGACATGTTATCAGCTATCTATCGTTTTCTGTTTCATATGATGTTGCAGTTTGAAATGAATCAATCAAAAACCGGCTCAAATTCCTGA
- a CDS encoding DeoR/GlpR family DNA-binding transcription regulator, producing MIKTKRIQQIKEYVFDKESASLDELMAHFGVSKNTIRRDVQTLVESGVLKKVYGGVAVNHSTLVAYQERKTRHLSKKQLIGQMAASFVEDGDMMFVDSGTTTLEMLPYLADKQVTIVTNNVDFITQAMPYANLTIFSTGGMLERKTNSFVGYQSVERLKTYNVNKAFIASTGLSIDHGVTNSSPLETDLKKTLVHKSETTFLLVDDSKFNHYALTTFCELHEIDVVVTNQQPNEEYLQYGKEHDVRFVTP from the coding sequence ATGATAAAAACAAAACGTATTCAGCAAATAAAAGAATATGTGTTTGACAAAGAATCTGCATCGCTCGATGAGCTGATGGCACACTTTGGCGTCTCAAAAAACACCATACGTCGTGATGTTCAAACATTGGTTGAATCGGGTGTGCTAAAGAAAGTGTATGGCGGAGTGGCTGTGAACCATTCTACTTTAGTGGCCTATCAAGAACGAAAGACGCGTCATTTAAGTAAAAAACAATTGATTGGTCAAATGGCCGCCTCATTTGTGGAAGATGGAGATATGATGTTTGTAGATTCTGGTACAACGACGCTAGAAATGCTCCCCTATTTGGCTGATAAACAGGTGACCATTGTCACAAATAATGTTGATTTCATTACACAGGCTATGCCTTATGCAAATCTCACCATCTTTTCGACTGGCGGGATGCTGGAGAGAAAAACAAACTCTTTTGTTGGTTATCAAAGTGTTGAGCGCCTAAAAACATATAATGTGAATAAAGCATTTATTGCCTCGACAGGTCTATCCATCGATCATGGGGTCACGAATTCTTCTCCGCTTGAAACGGACCTTAAAAAAACGCTTGTTCATAAAAGTGAGACAACCTTTTTATTGGTAGATGACAGTAAATTTAATCATTATGCGCTGACGACTTTTTGTGAATTACATGAAATTGATGTCGTGGTTACTAATCAACAGCCAAATGAAGAGTATCTTCAATACGGAAAGGAGCATGATGTACGGTTTGTGACACCTTAA
- a CDS encoding tyrosine-protein phosphatase yields the protein MGGLRTTDERVMKQGMIYRSADLSRLTKQDIAIFTKLRIQTICDLRTTSERKSNPSKIKTHDKIIHIPMQPKYDAK from the coding sequence ATGGGTGGACTTCGAACAACTGATGAGAGGGTGATGAAGCAGGGAATGATTTATAGATCTGCAGATTTATCAAGACTGACAAAACAAGATATCGCCATTTTCACAAAACTCAGGATACAAACCATTTGTGATCTCAGAACAACTTCAGAACGTAAATCAAATCCATCTAAGATCAAGACACATGACAAGATCATCCATATTCCGATGCAGCCCAAGTATGATGCCAAGTAA
- a CDS encoding tyrosine-protein phosphatase, with protein sequence MLHKRQQEIQQLFTLLSDEKNDPIILHCTSGKDRTGFLSALIQLVADVPIDTVLTEYIRFKCL encoded by the coding sequence ATGCTCCATAAACGTCAGCAAGAAATTCAACAATTGTTCACGTTACTTTCAGACGAAAAAAATGATCCAATTATTCTTCACTGTACAAGCGGAAAGGACCGTACTGGTTTTTTATCAGCACTCATTCAATTAGTAGCCGATGTACCAATTGACACCGTATTAACTGAATACATACGGTTCAAATGCTTGTGA
- a CDS encoding family 10 glycosylhydrolase — MMKKTCMMILTIAFMLVFLFIPSSSLARPSMKGKLEGNKEMRAVWLASVFNLDWPSKKGLSVTEQKQELTKLFDEIKAMNMNAVIMQIKPTADAFYPSAYGPWSEYLTGTQGKDPGYDPLQFMIEEAHKRNLEFHAWFNPYRITMNHTDLNRLSADHPARKHPDWTIAYGNQLYFNPGIPDAQHFIVKGIEEVVKNYDIDAVHLDDYFYPNKIPGATFPDQETYDTYGKKQFTHIEDWRRHNVNHLVQQINETIKREKPYVKFGISPFGVWRNIKDDPSGSNTTAGMTNYDDLYADTREWIQQHWIDYVTPQIYWSIGFQPAAYDVLTKWWSNEVKGRPVHLYIGQATYKINQNSDPAWSDPDEYFRQIELNRHSPLVLGSMHFSLKDIMRNPLQVKDRLMKETYNEPALIPEMPWLHQKTPQKPVIHSVKKTSEGIVLQIRNDAHSTAAYYAIYRLTNKGTYDLLQTVRKEKGAMTTTKDLTVDKKKSYTYKVTALNRLHHESQPSSKTLK; from the coding sequence ATGATGAAAAAAACGTGTATGATGATCCTGACAATTGCTTTCATGCTTGTTTTCTTATTTATTCCATCTAGTAGTCTAGCTCGCCCAAGCATGAAAGGGAAACTGGAAGGAAATAAAGAGATGCGTGCAGTGTGGCTAGCTTCCGTATTCAACTTAGATTGGCCATCAAAAAAAGGTCTGTCTGTCACGGAGCAAAAACAAGAACTCACGAAGCTATTTGATGAAATCAAAGCGATGAATATGAATGCAGTCATCATGCAAATTAAACCAACCGCAGATGCTTTTTATCCATCTGCATACGGACCATGGTCAGAATATCTCACAGGGACGCAGGGGAAAGACCCAGGTTATGACCCTCTTCAATTTATGATAGAAGAAGCACATAAACGAAACTTGGAGTTTCATGCTTGGTTTAATCCTTATCGAATCACCATGAACCATACAGATCTCAATCGATTATCGGCAGATCATCCCGCAAGAAAGCATCCTGATTGGACGATTGCTTACGGAAACCAGCTTTACTTTAATCCAGGCATTCCTGACGCACAACACTTTATCGTAAAAGGCATCGAAGAAGTGGTGAAGAACTATGATATTGATGCGGTTCATTTGGATGATTATTTTTACCCGAATAAAATTCCCGGTGCAACTTTTCCAGATCAAGAAACATATGACACATACGGAAAAAAACAATTTACCCATATTGAAGATTGGCGAAGACATAACGTCAATCATTTAGTCCAGCAAATCAATGAAACGATTAAGAGAGAAAAACCATATGTCAAATTTGGTATTAGCCCTTTTGGTGTATGGCGCAATATAAAAGACGACCCAAGTGGTTCAAACACAACAGCAGGCATGACCAATTACGATGACTTGTATGCTGATACGAGAGAATGGATTCAGCAGCACTGGATTGATTATGTGACGCCGCAAATTTACTGGAGCATTGGCTTTCAGCCAGCGGCCTATGATGTGCTAACGAAATGGTGGTCAAATGAAGTAAAGGGAAGACCCGTTCATCTTTACATTGGTCAGGCAACTTATAAAATCAACCAAAATAGTGATCCTGCTTGGTCTGACCCTGATGAATACTTCCGCCAGATTGAACTGAATCGCCATTCTCCACTCGTTCTAGGAAGCATGCATTTTAGCCTGAAGGATATTATGCGTAATCCACTACAAGTAAAGGACCGACTGATGAAGGAGACATACAATGAACCTGCTCTCATCCCAGAAATGCCGTGGCTTCATCAAAAGACACCACAAAAACCTGTCATCCATTCAGTAAAGAAGACATCAGAGGGCATTGTATTACAAATTCGAAATGATGCCCATTCTACTGCAGCCTATTATGCCATCTATCGATTAACGAATAAGGGAACGTATGATTTACTGCAAACTGTCCGTAAAGAAAAAGGAGCCATGACAACCACGAAAGACCTCACAGTGGATAAGAAGAAGAGCTACACATATAAAGTCACAGCTCTTAACCGTCTTCACCATGAAAGTCAGCCTTCCTCAAAAACATTAAAATAA
- a CDS encoding acyl-CoA dehydrogenase family protein, translating to MNFELTKEQQMIRDMVKEFAKAEIAPQAQTVDELAEFPAETFQKMGELGLMGIPFPEKYGGSGGDTISYVLAVEAIGKHCASTGLSYAAAVSLGASPLYYFGTEQQKMDHLVPLASGKALGSFGLTEPSAGSDAKGTKTKAIKDGQEYVISGEKCWITNANFARTIIVTAVTDHDDKGNPIISAFIVEKGQKGLSITSPYNKMGVRGSDTAEIILDQVRVPEQHILGDPSKGFKQFLYTLDGGRISIAALSVGIAQAALDASLSYAKERKQFGQTISSFQAIQFKLADMAMQIELARQMVWKAAWLKDSGKPFTKEAAYAKLFASEMATKASLEAVQIHGGTGYMKECGVERLVRDAKLMEIGEGTSEIQRLVIARQLLA from the coding sequence ATGAATTTTGAATTAACAAAAGAACAACAAATGATACGCGATATGGTCAAAGAATTTGCAAAAGCAGAAATTGCGCCGCAGGCTCAAACCGTCGATGAACTGGCTGAATTTCCTGCAGAAACATTTCAGAAAATGGGGGAGCTTGGCTTGATGGGAATCCCCTTCCCAGAGAAATATGGAGGCTCAGGAGGAGATACGATATCGTATGTACTGGCTGTAGAAGCAATCGGCAAGCATTGTGCAAGTACAGGTCTTAGCTATGCCGCAGCTGTCTCATTAGGCGCAAGCCCGCTTTATTATTTCGGAACAGAACAGCAAAAGATGGATCACCTCGTCCCGCTTGCCTCTGGAAAAGCGCTCGGTTCCTTTGGATTAACTGAACCAAGTGCCGGGTCAGATGCAAAAGGGACCAAAACAAAAGCGATAAAAGACGGACAAGAATATGTCATTAGCGGGGAGAAGTGTTGGATTACAAATGCTAACTTTGCCAGAACCATTATCGTCACCGCTGTAACAGACCATGATGACAAAGGAAACCCCATTATCTCCGCCTTTATTGTTGAGAAAGGTCAAAAAGGACTGTCTATAACAAGTCCTTATAACAAAATGGGGGTGCGTGGTTCAGATACTGCCGAGATTATATTAGATCAAGTTCGTGTCCCAGAGCAGCATATATTAGGTGACCCATCCAAAGGATTCAAGCAGTTTTTATATACATTAGACGGCGGAAGAATTTCCATTGCAGCATTATCTGTTGGTATTGCACAAGCTGCATTAGATGCCTCACTTTCCTATGCAAAAGAAAGAAAACAATTTGGCCAAACCATCTCATCTTTTCAAGCCATTCAGTTTAAGCTGGCAGATATGGCGATGCAAATAGAGCTGGCAAGACAAATGGTATGGAAGGCAGCCTGGCTGAAAGATAGCGGAAAGCCGTTTACGAAAGAAGCAGCTTATGCGAAGCTTTTTGCCTCTGAAATGGCAACAAAAGCAAGTCTTGAAGCTGTCCAAATTCACGGGGGTACAGGCTACATGAAAGAATGTGGTGTGGAACGACTCGTTAGAGATGCCAAGCTGATGGAAATCGGAGAAGGTACATCTGAAATTCAACGACTGGTCATTGCTAGACAACTATTAGCCTAA
- a CDS encoding AMP-binding protein encodes MAIHPQTIGSLLKEKKELHPSHEAIVYPDRSLRYSYEAFYTHVKETGKGLMALGIQKGDHIAIMAPNVPEWLILQFACASIGAVLVTVNTNFQSQELAYLLKHSDSKMLFIVDGYKETSYVKMLQELLPELQTAQNGELTSVQFPFLKNCVYIGKHVPNGMLGWDSIQIAAKRSDDQAWHKRMNQLMPDDVINMQYTSGTTGYPKGVMLSHTNIVCNAIQIADCMKLTEEDRMCIPVPFFHCFGSVLGVLACISKGATIIPLESFHPERVLQTVEKEKCTVLHGVPTMFIAELDHPNFHQYDLSTLRTGIMAGSNCPPHVMKAVIEKMGLREMTTAYGQTESSPVITQTRTDDSFERRVQTVGRALPHIEVKIVTPGTLNEVKRGEQGELCTRGYHVMKGYYKNEEATNEVIDEDGWLHTGDLAKMDHDGYVTITGRLKDMIIRGGENIYPKEIEDVLYTHPAILDAQVVGIPCETYGEETAAFIRLKTNCTVTIDHLTSYCKKKMARYKIPKYFFITEDYPMTASGKIQKFRLKEQALDLIKE; translated from the coding sequence GTGGCGATTCACCCACAAACGATTGGCTCACTATTAAAAGAGAAAAAAGAGCTACATCCATCACATGAAGCCATTGTTTATCCAGACCGTTCTTTACGTTATTCATATGAAGCGTTTTATACACATGTGAAGGAAACGGGAAAAGGATTGATGGCACTAGGGATTCAAAAAGGCGATCATATAGCCATCATGGCGCCAAACGTACCTGAATGGCTCATTTTACAATTTGCTTGCGCTTCCATTGGAGCTGTTCTTGTGACAGTGAATACGAATTTCCAGTCACAGGAACTCGCTTATTTACTCAAACACTCTGATAGTAAAATGCTGTTTATAGTAGACGGATATAAAGAAACATCCTATGTTAAGATGCTTCAAGAACTTTTGCCAGAACTCCAAACGGCACAAAATGGAGAACTGACATCTGTACAGTTCCCTTTTTTAAAAAACTGCGTGTATATCGGGAAACACGTACCAAACGGTATGCTTGGCTGGGACAGTATTCAGATTGCAGCCAAAAGAAGCGATGATCAGGCATGGCATAAACGAATGAATCAGCTTATGCCAGATGACGTCATCAACATGCAATATACATCAGGCACAACCGGCTACCCAAAAGGGGTGATGCTAAGTCATACAAATATTGTCTGTAATGCAATCCAAATTGCAGACTGTATGAAGTTAACCGAGGAAGATCGTATGTGCATTCCGGTCCCTTTCTTTCATTGCTTTGGCTCCGTTCTTGGCGTTCTTGCCTGTATATCCAAAGGAGCAACAATCATCCCGCTCGAGTCATTCCATCCTGAGCGTGTGTTACAAACCGTTGAAAAAGAGAAGTGCACAGTTCTTCATGGTGTACCAACGATGTTCATTGCAGAGCTTGATCATCCAAACTTTCACCAGTATGATCTGTCTACATTACGAACAGGTATCATGGCTGGATCGAACTGCCCTCCCCATGTGATGAAGGCAGTCATTGAAAAAATGGGTCTACGAGAGATGACAACTGCATATGGTCAAACCGAAAGCTCACCTGTCATTACACAAACGAGAACGGACGATTCGTTTGAACGACGGGTTCAGACTGTCGGGCGGGCCCTCCCCCATATTGAAGTGAAAATTGTAACGCCTGGCACATTAAACGAAGTGAAAAGAGGAGAACAAGGGGAGCTGTGCACAAGAGGCTATCATGTGATGAAAGGCTACTATAAAAATGAAGAAGCAACAAATGAAGTCATTGATGAAGACGGTTGGCTTCATACAGGAGATCTAGCGAAAATGGATCATGACGGATATGTAACGATTACAGGGCGATTAAAAGATATGATCATCAGAGGCGGTGAGAACATTTATCCAAAGGAGATTGAGGACGTTCTTTACACTCACCCAGCGATTCTCGATGCACAAGTCGTTGGTATTCCTTGCGAGACATACGGGGAAGAAACAGCGGCGTTTATCCGGCTAAAAACAAACTGCACAGTCACAATTGACCATTTAACCAGCTATTGTAAGAAAAAAATGGCTCGTTACAAAATACCGAAGTATTTCTTCATTACGGAAGATTACCCAATGACAGCTTCAGGGAAAATTCAAAAGTTTCGGCTGAAAGAACAGGCACTTGATTTGATAAAGGAGTGA